In the genome of Piliocolobus tephrosceles isolate RC106 chromosome 20, ASM277652v3, whole genome shotgun sequence, one region contains:
- the LOC111555636 gene encoding LOW QUALITY PROTEIN: beta-1,3-galactosyl-O-glycosyl-glycoprotein beta-1,6-N-acetylglucosaminyltransferase 7 (The sequence of the model RefSeq protein was modified relative to this genomic sequence to represent the inferred CDS: inserted 1 base in 1 codon), with protein sequence MSQLRVTKSGLVVSAVICIFIFLYLRNPTPAELEEEPVHSEVVECGFYPDELCSALFEGKGAAPQIAKFCKIPHKSEIHAHLHTPGNCSRISRGLHFITRPLSTEEGDFSLAYIITLHKELAMFVQLLKAIYVPQNVYCIHVDEKAPKKYKTPVQTLVNCFENVFISSXEKMAYAGFTRLQADTNCMKDLVHSKFQWNYVINLCGQDFPIKTNREIIHYIRSKWNDKNITPEVIQPPHIKSKTSQSHLEFVPEENVYAPPNNRFKDKPPHNLTIYFGSAYYVLTRKFVEFILTDIRAKDMLQWSKDIRSPEQHYWVTLNQLKDAPGATPDAGWEGNVRAIKWKSEEGNVHDGCKGRYVQDICVYGPGDLPWLIQSSSLFANKFEPSTDPLVVTCLERRHRLPVLRQAEVPIEPHWRFQQQSHFNMRLNR encoded by the exons ATGAGCCAGCTTCGAGTCACAAAGTCTGGACTTGTTGTGAGCGCAGTCATTtgcatcttcatttttctttacttaagGAATCCAACTCCTGCGGAACTAGAGGAAGAACCTGTCCATTCAGAAGTAGTAGAATGTGGCTTCTACCCAGATGAACTGTGCTCCGCTTTATTTGAAGGGAAAGGGGCGGCCCCCCAAATTGCAAAATTTTGCAAAATCCCTCATAAATCTGAAATACATGCTCATTTACACACACCAGGAAACTGCTCCAGGATTTCTCGGGGGCTGCATTTCATAACCAGACCCCTGTCTACAGAAGAGGGTGATTTCTCTTTGGCATATATTATAACTCTTCATAAGGAGCTGGCCATGTTTGTGCAGCTTCTCAAAGCTATTTATGTACCTCAAAATGTTTATTGTATTCATGTTGATGAAAAGGCCCCAAAGAAGTATAAGACTCCTGTGCAAACCTTGGTTAACTGTTTTGAAAACGTTTTTATTTCCT AAGAGAAGATGGCTTATGCTGGCTTTACAAGACTACAGGCAGATACTAACTGTATGAAAGATCTAGTGCATTCTAAATTTCAATGGAACTATGTCATCAATCTTTGTGGACAGGATTTTCCCATCAAAACGAACAGAGAAATCATACACTACATCAGAAGTAAATGGAATGATAAAAATATCACTCCTGAAGTAATCCAACCACCACACATTAAATCCAAGACAAGTCAAAGTCATCTCGAATTCGTTCCTGAAGAAAATGTCTATGCACCTCCAAATAACAGATTCAAAGACAAACCACCCCATAACTTAACCATTTATTTTGGAAGTGCTTACTATGTACTTACAAGGAAGTTCGTAGAGTTCATACTGACTGACATTCGTGCAAAAGACATGCTTCAGTGGTCCAAAGATATCCGCAGCCCAGAGCAACACTACTGGGTGACCCTGAACCAACTAAAAG aTGCTCCAGGTGCTACACCAGATGCTGGCTGGGAAGGAAATGTTCGAGCCATTAAATGGAAAAGTGAGGAAGGAAATGTTCATGATGGAtgtaaag GCCGCTACGTCCAAGACATCTGTGTATACGGACCAGGAGACCTGCCATGGCTCATTCAGTCGTCTTCTCTGTTTGCCAACAAATTCGAACCCTCGACAGACCCACTTGTAGTTACCTGCTTAGAGAGGCGGCACAGACTTCCagtgctgaggcaggcagaagtTCCCATAGAGCCACACTGGCGTTTTCAACAGCAGAGTCATTTCAATATGAGACTGAACCGCTAG